A region from the Panicum hallii strain FIL2 chromosome 1, PHallii_v3.1, whole genome shotgun sequence genome encodes:
- the LOC112878515 gene encoding mitogen-activated protein kinase kinase kinase YODA-like: MPTWWGKSSSKEVKKTAKENLIDTFQRLLSSNEQKGSRKSRGSRKHGKDRAGDKGCWSTAQSRSTSPSKEVSRCQSFAADRPQAQPLPLPGSRARVTRTTSDITNSKSTLEKRGKGQLLPLPQPQKRPEATEPVAEEATASVSSNCSIDSDDPGESRLQSPVGNEAENATRVTATNSSSVVHKERSSAITRKSTKEVAKRNNTFLSNQIPSTSPRGTVPDSYQSNLQSPRQITLESAPNSLMSSPTRSPRIICPDQIPTSAFWAVKPHADVTFLGSGQCSSPGSGQTSGHNSVGGDMLAQLFWQPSRGSPECSPIPSPRMTSPGPSSRVHSGSVSPLHPRAGGVAPESPTSRHAEGKKKQTHRLPLPPLSISNSCTFLPNNSTPTSPISRSPGRTENPPSPGSRWKKGKLIGRGTFGHVYVGFNSDKGEMCAMKEVTLFSDDPKSKESAKQLCQEISLLSRLQHPNIVRYYGSETVDDKLYIYLEYVSGGSIHKLLQEYGQFGEQAIRSYTKQILLGLAYLHAKNTVHRDIKGANILVDPNGRVKLADFGMAKHINGQQCPFSFKGSPYWMAPEVIKNSSGCNLAVDIWSLGCTVLEMSTSKPPWSQYEGIAAMFKIGNSKELPPIPDHLSEEGKDFIRQCLQRDPSSRPTAVDLLQHPFVRNALPLQKSAASDPLEQLTAISCKKNSKVVGHARNMSSLGLEGQSIFQRRAAKFSLANSDIHIRSNISCPVSPCGSPLLRSRSPQHQNGRMSPSPISSPRTTSGASTPLTGGSGAIPLNHVRQPAYRNEGFTVTSRGLDDHLPSRPADPVHRRFVRVQQLSAGLQERVVSEPDILSSQFGKMRHANVWDSHDRPLPSECSSQRSFGDHVQLKPSLDLRPGPPHPGRNHGH, from the exons ATGCCAACATGGTGGGGAAAATCTTCATCCAAAGAAGTGAAAAAGACTGCCAAAGAAAACCTCATTGATACATTTCAGCGTCTCCTAAGTTCAAATGAGCAAAAAGGAAGCAGAAAATCACGAGGGAGTCGTAAACATGGTAAAGACAGAGCTGGTGACAAAGGTTGCTGGTCTACTGCCCAATCTCGCTCAACATCCCCTTCAAAAGAGGTTTCTCGGTGTCAGAGCTTTGCGGCAGATAGACCACAGGCACAACCACTTCCTCTTCCTGGATCACGTGCTAGGGTGACACGTACTACTTCTGATATTACCAACTCAAAGTCCACTTTGGAAAAGCGTGGCAAAGGACAATTGCTACCACTCCCTCAGCCTCAAAAAAGACCTGAAGCTACTGAACCTGTTGCTGAAGAGGCTACTGCTTCTGTCTCAAGCAACTGTTCAATTGATAGTGATGATCCTGGAGAGTCTCGGCTTCAGAGCCCTGTAGGAAATGAGGCTGAAAATGCGACTAGAGTTACTGCAACAAATAGCTCAAG TGTTGTGCACAAAGAGCGTTCTAGTGCTATCACCAGAAAGAGCACCAAAGAAGTCGCAAAGCGAAACAATACTTTTCTCAGTAACCAAATTCCTTCAACATCTCCAAGAGGTACTGTTCCTGACAGTTATCAATCCAATTTACAAAGCCCAAGACAGATTACCTTGGAGAGTGCTCCCAATAGTTTGATGTCAAGTCCTACTCGAAGCCCAAGAATTATATGTCCTGATCAGATTCCAACTTCAGCGTTTTGGGCAGTGAAGCCACATGCAGATGTAACTTTCCTTGGCTCTGGTCAGTGCTCCAGTCCAGGTTCCGGTCAGACATCTGGGCATAATTCAGTGGGAGGTGATATGCTAGCCCAGCTCTTTTGGCAGCCTAGCCGAGGTAGTCCAGAGTGTTCACCAATTCCAAGCCCAAGAATGACAAGTCCTGGTCCAAGTTCTAGGGTGCATAGTGGAAGTGTCTCTCCTTTGCATCCAAGGGCTGGTGGGGTGGCTCCTGAATCTCCAACAAGTCGACATGCtgaagggaagaagaagcaaaCCCACAGATTGCCGCTTCCGCCATTAAGCATCTCTAATAGTTGCACCTTTTTGCCAAACAACTCTACCCCAACAAGTCCTATATCTCGTAGTCCTGGTAGAACAGAGAATCCACCCAGTCCTGGATCTCGATGGAAGAAGGGAAAACTGATTGGCCGTGGGACATTTGGCCATGTATATGTTGGTTTTAACAG TGATAAAGGTGAAATGTGTGCTATGAAGGAGGTTACCCTTTTCTCAGATGATCCTAAATCAAAAGAAAGTGCAAAGCAGCTGTGCCAG GAAATATCACTTCTGAGCCGACTTCAGCATCCAAATATTGTGCGATACTATGGATCTGAAACG GTTGATGATAAGCTTTACATATACCTGGAGTATGTTTCTGGTGGATCTATACATAAGCTTCTCCAAGAGTACGGGCAGTTTGGTGAACAAGCAATTCGCAGTTATACTAAGCAAATACTCTTGGGCCTAGCATATTTACATGCAAAGAATACAGTACACAG GGACATCAAAGGCGCAAATATATTGGTTGATCCTAATGGCCGTGTAAAGCTTGCTGACTTTGGAATGGCAAAACAT ATCAATGGGCAGCAGTGCCCTTTCTCATTTAAGGGTAGCCCATACTGGATGGCTCCTGAG GTTATAAAAAATTCTAGTGGATGTAACCTTGCAGTTGATATATGGAGTTTAGGATGCACAGTTCTAGAGATGTCTACCTCAAAACCACCATGGAGCCAATATGAAGGG ATTGCCGCAATGTTTAAGATAGGAAACAGTAAGGAGCTTCCGCCAATACCAGATCATCTCTCAGAAGAGGGAAAAGACTTCATAAGACAGTGCTTGCAACGTGATCCATCCAGCCGTCCAACGGCGGTTGATCTTTTGCAGCATCCATTTGTACGAAATGCACTACCACTTCAAAAATCAGCTGCCTCTGATCCACTTGAACAGTTGACAGCTATCTCCTGCAAAAAAAATTCAAAG GTGGTTGGGCATGCCAGAAATATGTCCTCGCTTGGTTTGGAAGGCCAATCAATTTTCCAGAGAAGAGCTGCCAAATTTTCTTTGGCAAACAG TGATATCCATATTCGGAGTAACATATCTTGTCCTGTATCTCCGTGTGGAAGTCCTCTTCTCAGATCAAGATCTCCACAACatcaaaatggtagaatgtcaCCTTCTCCAATTTCTAGCCCCAGAACTACTTCGGGTGCTTCCACTCCTCTGACTGGTGGTAGTGGAGCCATTCCTTTAAACCATGTGAGGCAGCCAGCTTACAGAAATGAGGGCTTCACAGTTACGTcaagaggtcttgatgatcactTACCTAGCCGGCCTGCTGACCCGGTACATAGACGTTTTGTTCGAGTGCAGCAACTTTCAGCAGGTCTTCAGGAGAGGGTAGTCTCTGAACCCGACATTCTGAGCTCTCAATTTGGAAAGATGAGACATGCAAATGTGTGGGATTCGCATGATAGGCCATTGCCTTCCGAGTGTTCCTCTCAGAGGAGTTTTGGGGATCATGTGCAGCTAAAACCTTCACTGGACTTGAGGCCTGGTCCTCCACACCCTGGGCGCAATCATGGCCATTGA